GATTATAGACACGAGCCATGAATTTTAAAGAAAAAGCGGTGTTGTTTATGGCAACAGGCTGCTTTATCGGAAAAATTCCTTTTGCTCCAGGCACATTCGGGTCTTTGGCTGGAATCCTGCTTTGCTTTATTTTGTCCAAGTTAAGCGAACCGGCCGCTGTGGTTTGCATGGTACTGTTTATTCTATTTTCCATATGGGTTGCCAATGATGCCGAGAAAATATTACAGAAAAAAGATCCCGGCAGTATAGTCATTGATGAAATTGCCGGTATGGCAGTGACGCTTATTGGACTCCCATTTAATGTATTTTACGTTGCAGCCGGTTTTGTTATCTTCAGGATTCTTGATATTTCAAAGCCCTTTCCCATAAGATACATGGAAAAGCGTATCTCAGGCGGAGCAGGTATCGTGTTGGATGATATTGCCGCAGGAATTGCGGCCAATATTATTTTAAGAGTGATCTTTTTTCTTGTTCCAATTTCTATTTTATAATTTCAACGTGGCATGAACGACTGCAATTGTCGATGTTTATTTAAAAATTGCGATTTTAGGATTTAAATATCTCAAAATGGCAGCTTATAAATTTGTAAATAAAAGGTTTATCATAACTTGGAAAAAAACGGTTTGTCTGTAAAGGATGTGGCTGAAAAAAGGACCAGCAATATCCGAGAAAATATCGAAGCCATCCTGGTGGCCGTTCTTCTTGCTTTATTTATACGCACTTTTGCCGTTCAGGCTTTTAAAATTCCTTCAGGCTCAATGAAGCAGACCCTATTGATCGGAGACCATATTTTAGTTAACAAGTTTATTTACGGAGTTAAGATTCCGTTTTCCAAAACGACGATTATTCCTGTTAAAAAACCAAAACAAGGGGATATCGTTGTATTTAAGTTTCCCCAGGATCCTGAAAAAGATTTCATTAAGCGCGTGGTCGGTGTTGGAGGGGACAAAGTGGAAATTCGCAATAAACAGGTTTTTGTAAATAATATAAAAGCAAATAGCGACTTTGCCCAGTTCACCGATTCTTTTATTGTGCCCGGATGTCCACCGGGAATCAGACAAGATGCCCCGTGTCGCAAAGACAATTTCGGTCCGATTAAAGTGCCTGAAAACAAATTATTTGTCATGGGGGATAACCGGGATGAAAGTTATGACAGCAGATTCTGGGGTTTTGTTGATTTAAAAGCGGTTAACGGAAAAGCATTTATTATTTATTGGTCCTGGGATAACGATAATTTTGGTATCAGATGGAAAAGGGTGGGAAGAGTGCTGAAGTGAGGGTGTATCATGCAATTTGAAAGAAAAAATATTCTTGATATGGCGTCCCTTTCTGTT
Above is a window of Thermodesulfobacteriota bacterium DNA encoding:
- a CDS encoding phosphatidylglycerophosphatase A, translated to MNFKEKAVLFMATGCFIGKIPFAPGTFGSLAGILLCFILSKLSEPAAVVCMVLFILFSIWVANDAEKILQKKDPGSIVIDEIAGMAVTLIGLPFNVFYVAAGFVIFRILDISKPFPIRYMEKRISGGAGIVLDDIAAGIAANIILRVIFFLVPISIL
- the lepB gene encoding signal peptidase I, with the protein product MSVKDVAEKRTSNIRENIEAILVAVLLALFIRTFAVQAFKIPSGSMKQTLLIGDHILVNKFIYGVKIPFSKTTIIPVKKPKQGDIVVFKFPQDPEKDFIKRVVGVGGDKVEIRNKQVFVNNIKANSDFAQFTDSFIVPGCPPGIRQDAPCRKDNFGPIKVPENKLFVMGDNRDESYDSRFWGFVDLKAVNGKAFIIYWSWDNDNFGIRWKRVGRVLK